A window from Candidatus Epulonipiscium sp. encodes these proteins:
- a CDS encoding RNA-binding protein, producing MINKETYLARFKDAKEKLMASKILDKVNICLRDHTNTFTDFINMYSVGKYLDMVSPILGLSVHSFGGYMDSERKIIGFCPQYRILEETDFPILPMEITLKTFNNESISHRDYLGSILGLGIDRSKVGDILTLGQGAIVFVCPDIAFYILNNLLKVKNSKAQVREITLEEVTLPEPKIKEISSTVSSLRADNVLSSGFQLSRSKAVELIKTDKSLINGTIANPSSSVKEGDFLTLRGLGRIQLVKIKGKTKKDRISIVIHRYI from the coding sequence ATGATTAATAAAGAAACCTATCTGGCTCGATTTAAGGATGCCAAAGAAAAGCTTATGGCAAGCAAAATATTAGATAAAGTGAATATTTGTTTAAGAGATCATACCAATACTTTTACTGATTTTATTAATATGTATTCGGTGGGAAAGTACTTGGACATGGTAAGCCCTATATTAGGACTCTCTGTCCATTCTTTTGGAGGATACATGGATAGCGAAAGGAAAATCATAGGGTTTTGCCCGCAGTATCGCATTCTAGAAGAGACGGACTTCCCAATTTTACCAATGGAAATAACCCTTAAGACCTTTAATAACGAATCAATATCCCATAGGGATTATTTGGGTTCAATCTTAGGTCTTGGGATTGATAGGAGCAAAGTGGGGGACATATTGACCCTTGGACAAGGGGCCATCGTATTTGTTTGCCCCGATATTGCTTTTTATATACTTAACAATTTACTTAAAGTTAAAAACTCAAAGGCCCAGGTTCGTGAAATCACCCTCGAGGAGGTTACTTTGCCAGAACCAAAGATAAAAGAGATATCCTCTACGGTTTCGTCCTTAAGGGCCGATAACGTTTTAAGTTCGGGTTTTCAATTATCAAGGAGTAAAGCAGTAGAATTAATAAAAACCGATAAATCCTTAATCAATGGAACCATAGCCAATCCTTCTTCTAGCGTTAAAGAAGGAGATTTTTTAACCCTTAGGGGACTTGGAAGGATTCAATTGGTTAAAATAAAAGGAAAAACTAAAAAAGATAGAATTAGTATTGTCATACATCGGTATATATAA
- the pyrR gene encoding bifunctional pyr operon transcriptional regulator/uracil phosphoribosyltransferase PyrR produces MKVSKELMDKKAVERALTRISHEIIEKNKGVDDVLLIGIKTRGIPLAEKLSNKIYEVENVKVPVGILDITFYRDDLKHLSVQPIVHNPNLKWDVDDKIVILVDDVVYTGRTARAAIDAIIDAGRPKLIQLAALIDRGHRELPIRPDFIGKNIPTSKEEIVKVMIEEIDGKTRVLLGRK; encoded by the coding sequence ATGAAGGTGTCAAAAGAATTAATGGACAAAAAAGCAGTTGAAAGGGCATTGACTAGAATATCCCATGAGATTATTGAGAAAAATAAAGGCGTTGATGATGTTCTATTAATCGGTATCAAAACCAGGGGGATTCCCTTGGCAGAAAAATTATCAAATAAAATCTATGAGGTCGAAAACGTAAAGGTCCCCGTAGGAATATTGGATATTACTTTTTATAGGGATGATTTAAAACATTTATCCGTTCAGCCCATTGTGCATAATCCCAATCTTAAATGGGATGTGGATGATAAGATCGTTATTTTGGTAGATGATGTGGTTTATACCGGGCGCACTGCAAGAGCGGCTATCGATGCTATTATTGATGCTGGAAGACCAAAACTTATACAGCTGGCAGCCCTAATTGATAGGGGACATAGGGAACTTCCTATCCGTCCTGATTTTATAGGGAAAAACATCCCTACTTCGAAGGAAGAAATAGTAAAGGTAATGATTGAAGAAATCGATGGAAAGACTAGAGTTTTATTAGGAAGAAAATAA
- a CDS encoding YggS family pyridoxal phosphate-dependent enzyme, translated as MSYIKDNLEEIKNRIDKAARKSGRIGEDITLIAVTKTIDIDKINEVLSYGIHNIGESKAQEIMTKYDFIKSNTLWHLIGHLQTNKIKYLIDKIGLIHSVDSERLIFKIDDMAKKHSKIMDILLQINIARDEKKYGLLEEDIYPLIDKIKDLKNIRVKGLMTIVPYEQNPEDSRGYFSKLKQLSVDIASQNIDNINMEVLSMGMTNDYEIAIEEGATMVRIGTGIFGERNYNI; from the coding sequence ATGAGTTATATTAAGGATAATCTTGAAGAAATCAAAAATAGGATTGATAAAGCAGCAAGAAAAAGCGGAAGAATAGGTGAGGATATCACTTTAATTGCTGTAACAAAAACCATCGACATAGATAAAATTAATGAAGTTTTATCCTATGGAATCCATAATATCGGAGAAAGTAAGGCTCAGGAAATAATGACAAAATATGATTTTATTAAATCCAATACCCTGTGGCATCTCATAGGTCACCTACAAACAAATAAAATAAAATACTTAATTGATAAAATAGGCTTGATTCATTCTGTAGATAGTGAACGCTTGATTTTTAAAATTGACGACATGGCAAAAAAACATAGTAAGATAATGGATATCCTTCTCCAAATTAATATAGCAAGAGATGAAAAAAAATACGGCCTATTAGAGGAGGACATATACCCCTTAATAGATAAAATTAAGGATTTAAAAAATATACGGGTCAAAGGTCTTATGACTATAGTCCCATATGAGCAAAATCCTGAGGATAGCAGGGGGTATTTTAGTAAATTAAAGCAATTATCTGTTGACATTGCCAGTCAAAATATTGATAATATAAATATGGAAGTTCTTTCTATGGGCATGACCAATGACTATGAAATTGCCATAGAAGAAGGGGCAACTATGGTGAGGATTGGGACAGGCATATTCGGGGAAAGAAATTATAATATATAG
- a CDS encoding DivIVA domain-containing protein, protein MLTPLDIESQEFKRRPYGYSVEEVDKFLDEIIQSYEVVYKENIELRDKISMLNEGIQYYKTLEKTLQSTLVLAEKTAEEIKSTAYQKGEQIKREAENRSGEILEEAHQKLFNMNQEIERLRKLYVSAKIQIKQTLLTQLELLEQSALSKENETFEEKTVRKQTRNLHNREQSTLRNEDAL, encoded by the coding sequence ATGCTTACACCATTAGACATTGAATCACAGGAATTTAAGAGAAGGCCTTACGGCTACTCTGTTGAAGAGGTGGACAAGTTTTTAGATGAAATCATTCAATCTTATGAAGTTGTTTACAAGGAAAATATCGAATTAAGAGATAAAATATCTATGTTAAATGAAGGGATACAATATTATAAGACTTTAGAAAAAACCCTTCAAAGCACCTTGGTATTGGCTGAAAAAACCGCAGAAGAAATAAAATCAACGGCATATCAAAAAGGGGAACAAATTAAAAGAGAAGCTGAAAATAGGTCCGGCGAGATATTAGAAGAAGCCCACCAAAAGCTTTTTAATATGAATCAAGAAATAGAAAGATTAAGAAAGTTATATGTTTCAGCTAAGATACAAATTAAGCAAACCCTACTGACCCAATTAGAACTTCTAGAACAATCTGCACTTTCCAAGGAAAATGAAACCTTTGAAGAAAAAACCGTAAGAAAACAAACCAGAAATCTCCATAACAGGGAGCAAAGCACCTTGAGAAATGAGGATGCTCTATGA
- the lspA gene encoding signal peptidase II, producing the protein MLILFFLIVSALVIIDQVTKYAALNHLKSINTFPIFENIFHLTFVENKGAAFGILQNKRWFFVVITLIILLGIIYYYIHLPKEKSFKVIRFCLMLISGGAIGNLIDRLRLGFVIDFFDFRLINFPVFNIADICVVIGTLLLSLMMFFTSNEDFTKKEIE; encoded by the coding sequence ATGCTTATTTTATTTTTTTTAATTGTATCTGCATTGGTTATAATTGATCAGGTAACAAAATATGCGGCTTTAAATCATTTAAAGAGCATAAATACATTTCCTATTTTTGAAAATATATTTCATTTAACCTTTGTTGAAAATAAGGGGGCAGCTTTTGGAATCTTACAGAATAAACGATGGTTTTTTGTAGTGATTACCCTTATTATATTACTGGGCATCATTTATTATTATATACATCTTCCTAAGGAAAAATCCTTTAAGGTGATTAGGTTTTGTCTTATGTTAATCAGTGGAGGGGCCATAGGAAACTTAATAGATAGACTTCGGCTAGGATTTGTAATTGACTTTTTTGATTTTCGTTTGATTAATTTTCCGGTATTTAATATTGCGGATATCTGTGTAGTAATAGGAACTCTTTTATTAAGTCTAATGATGTTTTTTACCTCTAATGAAGATTTTACAAAAAAGGAAATAGAATAA
- a CDS encoding RluA family pseudouridine synthase → MGESTYIAKTKDKGKRIDVFLSEELKECSRSFAQKLITDKNVKINQGSVKSNYKINPGDVIDVNIPPLEPLVILPEPISLDILYEDEDVLIINKPQGMVVHPAPGHYSGTLVNGLLYHCPKELSRINGDFRPGIVHRIDKDTSGILMVAKNDFTHENLTVQLKEHSITRKYSAVVYHNIKEESGTVDAPLGRHPIERKKMAITHKNSRHAITHYTVLERFGQFTYIEARLETGRTHQIRVHMKHIGHPLLGDRIYGPKSQPFNLEGQMLHARVLGFVHPSSKTYMEFEAPIPKYFMGIVEKLRKKF, encoded by the coding sequence ATGGGTGAATCTACATATATTGCAAAGACCAAAGATAAGGGAAAGCGGATTGATGTATTTCTATCAGAAGAACTTAAGGAATGCTCAAGATCCTTTGCCCAAAAACTTATTACAGATAAAAATGTAAAAATAAATCAAGGGTCTGTAAAGTCCAATTATAAAATCAACCCTGGGGATGTAATCGATGTTAATATACCTCCCCTAGAACCCCTAGTGATATTACCTGAGCCTATTTCTCTAGATATTTTGTATGAAGATGAGGATGTACTTATAATAAACAAACCTCAAGGCATGGTCGTTCATCCAGCCCCGGGGCATTATAGCGGAACTTTGGTAAATGGTTTATTGTATCACTGTCCCAAGGAGCTATCAAGGATTAATGGGGATTTTAGACCTGGGATTGTCCATAGGATTGATAAGGATACCTCTGGAATTCTTATGGTGGCAAAAAATGATTTCACCCATGAAAATCTCACAGTTCAATTAAAAGAGCATTCCATTACCCGGAAGTATAGTGCCGTGGTTTATCATAATATTAAAGAAGAATCAGGAACGGTGGATGCTCCCCTTGGTCGCCATCCCATAGAACGGAAGAAAATGGCCATAACCCATAAAAACTCTAGACATGCCATAACTCATTATACGGTTTTGGAGAGGTTTGGACAATTTACCTATATTGAGGCAAGACTTGAAACTGGACGAACCCATCAAATACGAGTTCATATGAAACATATTGGACATCCCTTATTGGGGGATAGGATTTATGGCCCTAAATCTCAGCCTTTTAATTTAGAAGGGCAAATGCTTCATGCTAGGGTTTTAGGCTTTGTCCATCCAAGCTCTAAGACATATATGGAGTTTGAGGCACCCATTCCAAAGTATTTTATGGGCATTGTCGAAAAGCTTAGAAAAAAGTTTTAA
- a CDS encoding YggT family protein has translation MILGVVLYKAVSIFFNLLNLLIFARVFLSWFPINRDNPFIILIYKLTEPILLPARKLMEKSVFGGRGLMIDFSPLISLLALEFIRKILIYFIYTYLYIR, from the coding sequence ATGATTTTAGGTGTGGTTTTATATAAGGCAGTATCGATTTTTTTTAATTTACTTAACCTATTAATTTTTGCTCGAGTTTTTTTATCTTGGTTTCCTATTAATAGGGATAATCCTTTCATAATCCTGATATACAAATTAACAGAACCTATTTTACTGCCCGCTAGGAAGCTTATGGAAAAATCTGTTTTTGGCGGTAGGGGACTTATGATTGATTTTTCGCCGCTTATTTCGTTATTGGCTTTAGAATTTATAAGAAAAATACTAATTTATTTTATTTATACTTATCTTTATATCCGATGA
- a CDS encoding cell division protein SepF, which yields MAKFLDKMMDVMGFGAGIEDEYEEEINEIEEKTEIPQIRSLRQGFKGNSKIVNIHTNIQMEVIITNPETYDEAQEICDHIKLKKPVIINLEEMDNRTAQRVMDFLSGACYALDGEVQRVSNNIFIIAPENVDIAGSFKEELKTKGIILPWMSAAK from the coding sequence ATGGCAAAGTTTTTAGATAAGATGATGGATGTTATGGGATTTGGCGCTGGAATCGAGGATGAATACGAAGAAGAAATAAATGAAATAGAAGAAAAAACCGAAATTCCACAAATTAGAAGTTTGCGTCAAGGATTTAAAGGGAATTCTAAGATAGTTAATATTCACACCAACATTCAGATGGAAGTTATTATAACAAATCCAGAAACTTATGATGAAGCTCAAGAAATATGCGATCATATTAAACTAAAAAAACCCGTAATCATTAATTTAGAAGAAATGGATAACCGCACAGCACAAAGAGTTATGGATTTCTTAAGTGGTGCATGTTATGCCCTTGATGGAGAAGTTCAAAGGGTTTCTAATAATATATTTATCATTGCTCCGGAAAATGTTGATATTGCAGGAAGTTTTAAAGAAGAGTTAAAAACCAAGGGAATTATTCTACCTTGGATGAGTGCAGCAAAATAA
- the aroB gene encoding 3-dehydroquinate synthase, with the protein MNQIIVNTPSATYPIYFSQSFPGILTALDKHGLSNKKICIITDDNVDALYGQELLDLIKTQFKEVYKFTFPAGEDSKNLQTVQETYQFFVKNHMDRNSLVLALGGGVTGDMAGFAAATYMRGIPFIQIPTTLLSQVDSSVGGKVGVDFLQNKNMIGAFYQPVFVYINLNTLRTLPKNQLSSGMGEVIKHGLILDRDYFSFIEDSSHLIFNLDKTALESIIKRSCQLKAGVVSQDEKESGLREILNFGHTIGHSIETLLNFKLLHGECVSIGIVGAAYISYKKNLITKDALDRIERTLKCYDLPTRIDCLNPEDIYNQMLLDKKTKNNIIHFVLLSPLGQAIRTGDLTSDLIKAAISYIQKTCI; encoded by the coding sequence ATGAATCAAATAATTGTCAATACACCTTCAGCAACCTACCCCATATATTTTTCACAGAGTTTTCCGGGTATTTTAACCGCTTTGGATAAACATGGTTTATCAAATAAAAAGATATGCATTATCACCGATGATAATGTGGATGCCCTCTATGGGCAAGAATTATTAGACCTTATAAAGACCCAATTTAAAGAAGTGTATAAGTTTACTTTTCCAGCGGGGGAAGATAGTAAAAATCTACAGACCGTTCAAGAAACTTATCAGTTCTTTGTTAAAAATCATATGGATAGGAATTCCCTAGTCTTAGCCCTAGGGGGAGGAGTCACTGGGGATATGGCAGGATTTGCCGCAGCTACTTATATGAGGGGCATACCCTTTATCCAAATTCCTACCACCCTTCTTTCTCAAGTAGACAGTAGTGTAGGGGGAAAAGTAGGGGTTGATTTTCTTCAAAATAAAAATATGATAGGAGCATTCTATCAACCGGTCTTTGTATACATTAATTTGAATACCCTAAGGACACTACCAAAAAATCAATTGTCCTCTGGAATGGGGGAAGTTATTAAACATGGACTGATACTGGATAGGGATTATTTTTCATTTATCGAGGATTCTTCCCATTTGATTTTTAATTTAGACAAGACTGCTTTAGAAAGCATTATAAAAAGATCCTGTCAGTTAAAAGCAGGAGTTGTTTCGCAGGATGAAAAGGAATCGGGGTTAAGAGAAATTTTAAACTTCGGTCATACCATCGGCCATTCCATAGAAACCCTTCTTAATTTTAAACTTCTTCATGGGGAATGCGTTTCCATAGGAATCGTTGGGGCAGCATATATATCCTATAAAAAGAATCTTATAACCAAGGATGCCTTAGATAGGATAGAAAGGACCCTAAAATGCTATGATTTGCCAACTAGAATTGATTGCCTTAATCCAGAAGATATTTACAATCAAATGCTTTTGGATAAAAAAACAAAAAACAATATCATCCATTTTGTTCTCTTATCACCCCTTGGACAGGCCATAAGAACAGGAGATTTAACCTCAGATTTAATAAAAGCAGCGATTTCTTATATACAAAAGACGTGCATTTAG